The nucleotide window GCACTGGGCGTGCTACATAATCAATGGTTGGAGCtttctccccacactgccccccgaAAGCCAGGCACGAAACacagtggggctttggggaacacccctccccccttttccttttccctttcttttccctcCACAGGCATTTTCCCATCCCCGGGGAATTTCTCGAGCCGAGGGAGGGGCCGAGGGGCTAAGCCCCTGGAGACTCTATGATTTGAACCCCTGGATCCTGCTTTGTGGGGCCTGAAACGGGGCCAAAGGGACGTGCTTCCTAGCCAAAGCGGCAGCCAGATGGTTAATGGAGCCAGCGAGCTCTGCAGAGGGGAAAAGGAAGGGTCCTATTTGGGTGGCATCCCACGGGGTCTTAGTGTGTGGGCCCATGTGTTTGGGCCTAGGAGTATGTGCAGGTCCCTACTCAAGAAttagtgtgtgagtgtgtgtgtgtgtgtgtgtttgatcgTTCTTGGGTGTACCTgggttcgtgtgtgtgtgtgtacctgggTATGTGTGTACCCAGGCGTGTTTGTGCTAAGGTGATCATTCTTATATgtacctgtttgtgtgtgtgtatacgccTGGGTCTATGGATGTGATATTGTGTACAAACATGTGCGTTTGTTTTTGGGGTCTGGTTGTGTGGCTCCGTGTGGACGTGTTTTTGTATTTGTGCTCATGTGTCTGCCTTGTGTTTGTGCCCGTGGGTGTGTAAATTGGAGGGTGGGTGCCTGGATAGGCATGTGTTTCTGTGCACCTTGACACTATACGTTGTGTAGATGGGTTTGGGGAGATGTACTTGTGTTTGGGTGTCTAtgtgaacgtgtgtgtgtgtacacgtgcaTGTGTTGGGGCACTTACGTGTGTGTGTTTGGGCATGGGTTCGTGTTGTGTGCGTGTGTCCACATGTCCCTCTGTtgacatgtgtgtgtgtgtccgtgtgttGGCGTGTGGGATGGAACCGGTGGCCCGGGTCATGCCGACTCAGCCCCCGTGCGGTGACGCAAGGAGCCGCGCAGCGTTccgggctgtgtctgggcaggcCCCGGCACTGGGCTCTGGCAGCGGATCAGCCGCGCAGGAACCGTGGGAAAAGGCAGGGAGCCCTTTGATTTCAGCACCTATTGTTCACGGTGTCCCGGCTCGCCCCGCCCACCACAGCCGCCCGTCCAGGCACGTCGGCCCGGGGAGGCAACCGGCGgccatggggctgcagggagagccatggggcgcagggagggggggagagccGTGAGACATTCTCTGTGTGGCTCCCTCCTGTCCATCCATGTGTCTCGCTGTGTCTCCATGTCTCCCTCTATTCCAGGGGTTCCAGCCTGTCCCACAGGGCCCCCCTTAGCACCTCCTTCCATTGGACCCCCCTCCCCGTGcagacccctgctctagggcaGTGATGGCAGTTGGGAACAGCTGCTGCAGAGCACCCTGGTTAAAGCGAGTGGGATCGCTGCCCCCTGCCTGTTCAACCCCTTGCCCTCCCCGCTTAGCTCCCCCCTCTGACTCTGCCCCTCTACTCCCCAGGCTCAACGGCCCCATGCCCGAAGGAGTGAAGGTCAAGGGGGCCACCCTCCTCTTCCAGAGACCCCTCACCCCCGACGACACTGGCGTCTACATCTGCCAGGTTGCCAACAGGTTTGCAGCCAAGGAGGTTCGGGCCAGCATCAGCATAAAAGGTAGAGTCTGGGGCAGGCGGGGTGGCAGCGCCCCCTTGTGGTGGGGTTGATAAGGCCCCTTGCGATGGTGGGGTTGGCTCTGATGGATAGAATAGGGCTTCTGGATGCAGGCACTCCCTGGGGCTCTCCAGCTCCCCACCTGTGATGCCCAGTGTCATCACATGGGGGCGCCCTCAGTCCCGTCCTGGAGccagcagctggagagggggctgtgggttacCCTGCCCACCGGATGGTGGTGCAGTCAGAGTGCTGGCTCTGGGCTCGCCCTGGGCCCTCTTCATGTGGGTCCAAATCCAGCCCCGTTGGGTTCAGGCACCCACCCCTCACCAGGGTCTGAGCTCTCCTGGGGGAATCTGCCCGTCTTGTCCCCTCTGCCCAGCAATTGCTCTAGGGCCTAGCGCTGCTCAGCGTCAGGGGGGCTCCGGAGTCCAGGAGAGCGTCAGGGCTTGGCTGGGTCAGCACCTGTGCAGGGAGCCCGCCCTGGAGAGCCCAGCACCGCACGAGGCAGGGATCAGCGCTCCGAGTGCTGAGCCCAAGTGGTGctggggcgctgtgctgcagggagcagggtggggaatcCTTAGCCATACAGAAGCAGATTGGATCTTCAGAGCTAGCACCAACTGGGGCTGATAACTAAACATCAGGTGACCATCTGTCCACTCATCTGTCtgtccacccacccatccatccactcATCTGTCCATCCAGCCATCCATCTGTCCCTCCGTCCATCTGTCCACTCATTTGCCCATTCATCCATCCGCCCATTCATCCGTCCATCCGTCCGTCCACCCATCCATCTGTCTACCCATCCACTCATCcactcatccatccatccatccatccacccacccatccatccatccactcatctgtccacccacccatccatctgtCCACTCATccgcccatccatccatccgcccatccatccatccactcatctgtctatccatccatccatccatccatccatccatctatctgtCCACTCATCCATctgtccacccacccacccacccactcatcCATCCACTCATCTGTctatccacccacccatccacccatccatctgtccacccatccatctgtccacccatccatccatccatctgtccacccacccacccacccatccatccatccactcatCTGTctatccacccacccatccatccatccgtccgtcCATCTGTCGactcatccatccatctgtccatctcTCCATCCAttcatctgtctgtccatccatctgtccatccagtCAGATGCCCCTTTAGCCCCGGAGTCCGGGTTCCTGCCAGCCCACCCTTGTCGCTCGGACACCAGCTGTGCcgtacccccacccccccggccacAGTCTCAGCCTCTCCCTGTCTGTCCCTCCCAGCAGAGAGTGAGCTGCAGAAGGTGAACGTGGTCTCGGcctcggtggtggtggtgggcgtCATCGCGGCCGTGCTGCTCTGCGTGCTGGTCCTGGTTGTTGTGTTCATGACCCTCTACCACCGACGGAAAACCAGGCGCATCTCCGAGAAATAGTAAGAGACGGagcaaggggggaggggcagctgcctggtgcaccctctgcccccctccgccCTGGAGATACACCAACCCCCCTCACCTGGCCCCTCTGCCTTGCCTCCGGAGAGTCCCTTGACGGGATCCACGGGACCCACATAGAGAAGAGCTGAGCTCCTGCACAAATCATtacagcagggagcctgccccagcGTCACCGTCGCTCGCTGGGTGCTGAGCCTCAGGCCTGGGGACCCTGCTcccgagctgggctgggctgagcgaGCAGCAGAGGATGGGAGGCCGAGTGGGCAGCGTGGGACGGATGGTGCTGGCTACAGCGGGGTCTGCTGCAGAGAGTGGCTGGGCAAGCTTCTGCCCCCCCTCCGCATCCCACAAGCTCTGCCGAttcccctcaatcccgacccgcagccccctgctatcccagccctgggctctgccggtgcccctcaatcccgacccacagcccactgctatcccagccctgcccccagttcTCTGTCagcgcccctcaatcccgacctgtAGCCCCctcctatcccagccctgggctctccctacagctctgctggtgcccctcaatcccaacccgcagccccctgctatcgcagctctgggctccccccgTCACTAAGTCCTAGCATGGTCCAGGCACTTATAGTTTTAACCCCTGCGAGCTGGTCAAGGTGACATTAAAACTGCCCGCGAGGGTTGTGCTGCGTTTCTGGCACCACGTCAGATGCCACCTGGGAGTCGTTTTGGCCCCCGACTGGGCCTTGTGTGGTTTGAAATGCTGCCCTTCACCCCAGTGACGACCCAGCGCTCGGCTTTACCGGGTCGGTTCAGCCCCTGCAGGCGTACAACCCCTCCGCCCTGCCTGGAGATGTAGAAGGTGCTGACTGACTGTGACCTGGGCCCTGCTTAGAGAGACCTTGATGCAGGCCCTGCAGACagactcctctccctccttgcccCTGACTAGGCAGCCACCCAAACTCTGGCACCCGGAtcctgcctcaggctgctcccgGTGGGAATTGAGCCCCAGGCTTCCCTTATCACTGCGCTAACCTCTGCCAGCCAGGATACAAGAGGCTGGGAGCGGGTCTCAGGAGCAGCCTTGGAGGACCAGCCATGGGgtttgaggagagcacacagctcAGCCAGGCCACGGGGCTCCCGGGGCTGACCGGGACGCGGATCTCACTGCTCACCCTGGTGTCTCTCTACCTGGCAGCGAGGAGGAGCTGACCATAACGAGGGAGAATTCCATCCGGCGCCTGTACTCCAGCCACAGCACCAGCACCCGGAACCAGGTGAGGGGGCCGGGAGAGTGGGGGGAGCCcaatggggagggagtggggcccTGGTGGGGATGTttagccccctccccctcccacgaTTATGCTGAATTTTCTCCCCATCCGATTTGCAGGGGAGCTGGCTCAGTGAAGAACCCAGCCTCCCCTGCAGGGAACGTGTGGAAAGACACGAGTGAGGTTTGGGGCTTGTTAGGAGACAGTAGATGGGGCAACCCAACCCCATGGCGGGTAACTGGAGGCAGCTGCCCAGGCTGCATGGGGGATAGCTGGGGCGGCTATGCGGAGCCCATAAGGGTCACTGGGGGCAGCTACTCAGCCCCATAAAGGtaactgggggcagggctgcacaAAGGTTTTTGGGTCCccagggcaaaatctgaaactgagctCCTCCCGCCTCCCAAAAATGACCCTGGAGACAAAAGGAATTCTGGCTGTGGGTGCAAAGACACTGGCGGGAGGTGAGGGGAGGTGACTCACCCATCCTGCgggcctgggcctggctccctgtgTGGGGCATGGGGACCCAGCACGCGGGGTCgcagccctgctctgctttggcccggctgcccctgccccacggaGCAGCCTTGTGCCCTGGCACCCAGTGCCGCAGCGCCACTGATTCCTGTCCCATGGGCTCGGGGGCCCTCTCGAACATGGGGCTGGGGCAAACTGCCCCTTTCATCCTGCCCTGGCTGGCCCTGGCGGGGCGTGAGGGAGACTGCCGGGACCAGGGGTTGGTCACCCGCCCTCGCTCTCCGTTTTTCAGACAGAGGAAACCCTGCACCTGCGGGGGGACAGCCGGCAGGGAAGCCTGCGGGGAGACAGCCTGCGTGGCACCAGCATCTGCTCCGTCTTGGTGAGGCGCGGGGCGGGGCTCTCAGCTCGCCTTGCAGGGCGGCTCCCGTTGCTCCTGTCCTGTGCTGATTCCCTTGAAGCTCGGAGTCGCGGCCCCTGGGGAGGTGGCCGCGGGAGCCCCCTGCAGAGTCCTGTGGGGTCAGCAGTCGGACGGGGACTGGCATCCGGGGGGGGGCCCTCCCACCCCTTGGAGCCCCTGCAGCCGGTGGCTTGGCCTGAGCTACTGCAGCCCAGGCTGCCTTGGAAAGCAAGGGTCCAGGCCCCCAggatgcaccccccccccaccgctcccccTGGCCAAGGCTGCTGAGGGTGGGCTCCTGCAGAGACGGGTTCCCTGCTCTGGCACACATGTGGATGCGCTCACGCATTCTCACACCTGCTAGCTCACACCTGGACACCCTCACCCGCACCCTTCCTCACACACGTCTTCACACCCGCTAGCTCATccatgctcacacacacacagctctccgATTGGGGACTCATTCGTGCATCTCACACTCACAAGCCTGCCGCCCTCTGGTGCCCGCACACCCGCCCAGCCTACACCCACACTGACCCATGTGCATGCACGCTCACCATTATCGCATTTCAGCCCAGAGCAAACCCCTGGTGCCTCGGGCCCTGAACCCCGGcagagcaaagggaagctgcCGGGGCACCCAGCCCCCAGAGAGCAGGTCTCCTGGCTGAGGTTACGCTGACCCCTGCTGGCCTGGGCAGGGAGGACCACAAGTCATGCACTGACAATGGATATTCAGGCTCCTATGGCTTTCCCCAGGAGGGGAGAAAGTTTCccagcagctgtgtgtgtgtgtgtgtgagggggaaatGCTGTTCCTCTGAGTCCTGACCTGCTCTGCTCAGCCAGTGGCTAGACTGCCCTCTCCCTAGCCACAGCACCACCCAGTGGCTGCCCCGGGATCTCCCCAGGGATTAGCTAGCAGCCAGagggtgggtgtgtgggaggaCGTGTTCTGGGAAGGggaactccctgctctgcccccatccccccagctcaGTTGTTGTCTCCCCCGGCTCAGAGCGAGGAGGCAGAGGGGCGCAGCTACTCCACCCTGTCGACGGTGCGGGAGATTGAGACACAGACggagcagcccccggccccagcgctggccccggaggaggagaaggaggagaaggagaaagagagggaggaggaagaggaggaggaagagcggGAGGAGAACACCATCAAGGCAGCCATGACCCACTTTGTGCAGGAGAATGGCACGCTGCGGGCCAAGCCCACCACCAACGGCATCTACATCAATGGGCGGGGCCACCTGGTGTGAGCCCGGGGCCACGGGCACAGACTGGCCTGGTGCCGATCAGGGCCGGGCCCTGGACACACAGATGccccctgcagcctgccagcccctcccgCTGGGACTGACCCACTGAGCCCTTGTACAGACAGCCTGCTCTGGCTCTGGATTTCTGGAGAGGGCAGATCTGGTTCACTGTGGGGCAAAAGGGCCCCTGGCCAATTGAGGGGGTCCCCTGCCCCCGCATTGGTCCTTGCTTCCTGCAAAAGCCTCCTAGCTTTTCTGCATGGGATGTTTCCTGCCCGGCTGGCCCCGAGGGCCCCATGCATGCTCCTCCCTCTGACCTCCGCTGCAGTGGGGCTGGAGAATGTGGTACCTGCCTACCCTGTCCTGTCTATCCCAGAGGCAGGACTAGCCAGGAAGCGGCTCTGATGACTCAGGGAGCTGCCTACATCCCGACTGGGGGTAACAACTGTGGGGTCACGCTGCCTCCTGTAGGGGGCACTGTCAGAGCCACTGCGTCTGGCCCAGGTGGCGCTCGGAGCCACGCCCCCAGCACGGTGCGAGGGTGGGACCCCAGCCCTCTGTCGAGTCTGTCCTCTGGGCGACCCCAGGGACAGGCCCTCCCTGGAGAGCCCCCGGCTTCCTGTGCCATTCCTGGGATGTCTCTGTGCTCTGTGGTGCCCACCAGTGGCCGCGGGCGGACTAGCGTCAAGGGCAAGTGAGCGCGGAGACACCCCAGCAggggcacttggggtgggggaatcGGCGCCACCTGCTGGGCAAGAGGAACCCAAGCGCCTGCCTCAGCCCCACGCACACAGCCCGCCCCATGGGGCTTGGCATCTTGGTAAGGCAGGGGTGTGGCACCCCTGTGGCCGGGCTGCAATGAACACTGGGGTGTGAGAAGGTCTGGACCAAGACTGagggacacagacagaccctgtggttctctcCGCTCTCTAGGTCCCAGCCTGGGTCCCACAGCTACACAAGAGAGCGCTGCCCCCCTGGCCTCACCGGCTCCCCAACGCCACAGGGCCCGGCCCCAGGAGCTAATCTGGGCCTAGCCGGGGTTCAGGGGTTCTCGCCCTGGGTGGTTTAATGGAGGTAAAATTCCTCTGGTCCTGGGGCGACTGGGATCctggtgcagggagtggggctctGAGGGTCTCCAAATACTTCGGGAGGGTTGAAGTTCACCAAAGGTTTTTTTCCTGGTTGTTTAAAGCCATGgggcttccctctcccccacctcagtGTAATGCACAAGTATTTTAAACCCTTGGGTTTCTAGTTAAAGGGGCAGCCATGTCCGGGGCCCCAGCCCCCACAGCTGAGCGTGGGCTCGGGagcagggattgaactggggatctGCAGAGCTAACAGGCCGAGTGCGAACCAAAAGGAGAAGACCCCTGAGCAGCATCAGGCGCTGCATGGCCGGGCCCAGCAGCTGGATTTGGGTGACACCCGCTGGGTTacagagctgggctgggtttgatTCTTTCCCTGGGGTTTCTCTCCTTGGCAGAGTACAAACAGGCTGAGccccagtgggaccccagcaggGTTGAACCTGGGCCCAGCGCATTCTCCCAGTCCCGGTCCACACAGCCCCACGGCCAGATCATCGTGTCCCCCGGTCACGCTCTCCTCTGTGCCCATGCAGGGTGTTGGCATTGGCAGAGCAGCTAGGGTTGAACCACGAGGGCTGTTCCTGCCCAGAAATGGTCTCGTTCCTGCTGGGCTAGGGGCCTGTTTGCAGGCCCAACACTCACCAGGGGGTGAAGGTTTGGCAGGAGGGAGGAGTAGGGCCATTTGTCTAAATCCTTAACAGAACGGCGGCCCGGTGACCCTTCAGCTGATGCTGGGCCACGGTTCCCCCAAGGTGGCCCCACCATGCTCCCCTCGGAGTCAGTGGCAGACCTCTCCTGGGCTGCAAGCCCTCTCCCCCATCTGGTCATTGGCAACCAGAGGCTGGTTCATCCCCACGGGACGCTGATGCTGCAGGTCTGCACAGGAGGGCAACTCGTGGCTCCACGGAGGGACCAACCGGAGCCTTGCCATTGACACCCCCCTCATCCcccagggctttggatcaggctctgtgtCCTCTTTGCCCCACGTCCAATATTTTGGGGAGGGCCCCTCCAGAGCagaccgcccctccccccgacaGCAGGAGAGCACATCTGGCCCGGAGGAGTGGCTGGGCTTCGTGTCAGGCCGTGTGGAACCTCCTGCAGCGTGAAATCCATGGAGGGGTGCCGGGGACGGATTTGGCTCCtggtccctgggggcagggggtaccCGGAATCAGACCAAGAATACGCCAGGCCCAGTCTGGCCTGGTGCGGAATGCTGCTGCCCCCTGGTGGTGATATTTATAACGTTTTTATGTATGGTTTATTTCTATGTTTTGCTGCCCCTCCATGGGCCACTCTCAGGGCAAGAAAGACCTAGAGTGGCGAGGTCTAAAGCAATGAGCGTTGGCCTAACCCGGCTCCGAAGTAAAGCCCCCGCAGGGGTGGATTTAGGGCTCCAGGAAAGTCCTGCTTGGCACGCAAG belongs to Natator depressus isolate rNatDep1 chromosome 24, rNatDep2.hap1, whole genome shotgun sequence and includes:
- the NECTIN4 gene encoding nectin-4, with the protein product MEHSVTAVLGKDVVLPCRYRAQEGEKVVQVTWLKQGTEGQNVEIAVLNLEYGEHIQEPYMGRVLRQAPGPLEDGAIVLKNAVQADEGAYECRLITFPSGNFEGSMTLSVLVPPLPTLNPGPPLEEGQGRTLAASCTAEGNPMPTVTWETQVRGTNSTRHSSHPRSASVTSEFFLVPGRSMNGQTLTCVVSHPGLPHEKRITHVLSVAYLSDASVRGHEEEEDWQAGKEGVSLKCLGEGNPPPTYNWTRLNGPMPEGVKVKGATLLFQRPLTPDDTGVYICQVANRFAAKEVRASISIKAESELQKVNVVSASVVVVGVIAAVLLCVLVLVVVFMTLYHRRKTRRISEKYEEELTITRENSIRRLYSSHSTSTRNQTEETLHLRGDSRQGSLRGDSLRGTSICSVLSEEAEGRSYSTLSTVREIETQTEQPPAPALAPEEEKEEKEKEREEEEEEEEREENTIKAAMTHFVQENGTLRAKPTTNGIYINGRGHLV